The Pseudomonas sp. TH06 genome has a window encoding:
- a CDS encoding DUF2790 domain-containing protein, whose amino-acid sequence MNMTKMAMVLVLGSFGVQAFAENAPAQDTPVQTYSYSTNLDIAHVVSITEPANECAPVPVQMTYEDSHGERHVLQYQVMGTGCSN is encoded by the coding sequence ATGAACATGACGAAAATGGCGATGGTTTTAGTGCTTGGCAGTTTCGGCGTGCAGGCGTTTGCAGAGAACGCCCCAGCACAAGACACCCCTGTGCAGACTTACAGCTACTCGACCAACCTCGATATCGCCCACGTGGTCTCGATCACTGAACCGGCAAATGAATGCGCCCCCGTACCGGTGCAGATGACGTATGAAGATTCCCATGGCGAGCGCCATGTTCTGCAGTATCAAGTGATGGGTACCGGCTGCTCCAATTGA
- a CDS encoding FAD-dependent monooxygenase, giving the protein MNPQKILVTGASITGPALAYWLSRQGKDVTVVERAPEFRDGGQTIDVRGAGREVVRRMGLEELIRANTTHEQGIAFVDKDNQTKAFIGVNAFEGEGPIAELEILRGELAKLLIQHSQERVTYRFGDSIAAIEDEGGQVRVQFEKGGEQVYDLVLVAEGIGSTTRNRVFGAEVRRRPLNLYTAYFTVPRQPSDGRVMRWHNIPGGRCVCLRPDNLGTTRAFLSFQQAPSGYEKLAQDEQKSLLKRLFADAGWETPRILAALDETTDLYLEAVGQVKMSQWSKGRIALVGDAAYCASPISGMGTSLGLCGAYVLAGELGRHADHTEAFAAYEQLMRPYVDQAQSVPGFAPRLASPHSRLGIAFGHAVLRLATAPGFKTLFAKILSPKADAIEPPDYEASQQK; this is encoded by the coding sequence ATGAACCCACAGAAAATTCTCGTGACCGGAGCAAGCATCACCGGCCCCGCGCTGGCTTACTGGCTGTCCCGGCAGGGCAAGGACGTCACGGTGGTAGAGAGGGCGCCGGAATTTCGCGATGGCGGACAGACTATCGACGTGCGTGGCGCTGGTCGGGAAGTGGTTCGGCGAATGGGGCTGGAGGAACTGATACGGGCCAACACGACGCATGAGCAAGGCATCGCTTTTGTTGATAAAGACAACCAGACCAAGGCGTTCATTGGCGTCAATGCCTTCGAGGGCGAGGGGCCGATAGCCGAACTGGAAATCCTTCGCGGTGAACTCGCCAAGCTACTGATCCAGCACAGTCAGGAACGCGTGACATACCGATTCGGCGACAGCATTGCCGCCATAGAGGACGAGGGTGGGCAGGTTCGTGTGCAGTTTGAGAAGGGTGGCGAGCAGGTTTACGACCTGGTGCTGGTGGCCGAGGGTATTGGATCGACGACACGCAATCGGGTGTTTGGCGCTGAAGTCCGGCGCCGTCCGCTCAATTTATATACCGCCTATTTCACTGTGCCTCGGCAGCCGAGCGACGGCCGTGTCATGCGCTGGCACAACATCCCGGGTGGTCGATGTGTCTGTTTGCGCCCGGACAATCTGGGCACGACACGGGCATTTTTGTCTTTTCAACAGGCACCGAGCGGCTACGAGAAACTCGCGCAGGACGAGCAGAAATCATTGCTCAAACGACTGTTCGCTGACGCCGGTTGGGAGACGCCGCGGATACTTGCCGCGCTGGATGAAACGACCGATCTGTATCTGGAAGCGGTGGGGCAAGTGAAGATGTCTCAGTGGTCCAAAGGGCGCATCGCGCTGGTGGGTGACGCGGCTTATTGTGCATCGCCGATCAGTGGCATGGGCACCAGTCTCGGGCTGTGCGGCGCTTATGTGTTGGCGGGCGAGCTGGGGCGTCACGCTGATCACACTGAAGCGTTTGCGGCCTATGAACAACTGATGCGGCCTTACGTTGATCAGGCGCAAAGCGTACCCGGGTTTGCGCCGAGACTGGCATCACCGCATTCGCGCCTTGGCATCGCCTTTGGTCACGCAGTGTTGAGGCTGGCCACCGCGCCAGGATTCAAGACGTTATTCGCAAAAATCCTTTCACCCAAGGCAGACGCCATCGAGCCTCCAGACTATGAGGCGTCGCAGCAGAAATGA
- a CDS encoding aldo/keto reductase produces the protein MTYEAFHDELRDTRWPLNNGAGSMPAVGFGTLFRDLSTTTEAVKCALEVGFRHFDCAERYRNEEQIGVAFQQVFAAGNIRREDVFITTKLWNTNHRPERVKPAFEASCQRLQTDYIDCYLIHTPFAFKAGDDQDPRDPFGHVIYDGETKLIDTWRALESLVDEGRCRSIGLSDITLDALKAIVADARIKPAVVQIESHPYLPEWEMLDFCKQHGIIVLAFAPLGHGMQPNVLEDAVLSGIARHVQKTPAQVALAWAVQRGTAFLTTSATPGRIQENFDIATLPQRAMREIKEEITTRIRFNSVVETGVPGFIARQK, from the coding sequence ATGACCTATGAAGCCTTTCACGATGAACTTCGCGACACCCGCTGGCCGCTGAACAATGGCGCAGGCTCGATGCCCGCCGTGGGGTTCGGCACACTGTTCCGCGATTTGAGCACCACCACTGAGGCAGTGAAATGCGCACTGGAAGTCGGCTTTCGCCACTTCGACTGTGCCGAACGCTATCGCAACGAAGAGCAGATCGGCGTGGCGTTCCAACAGGTTTTCGCGGCCGGCAACATTCGCCGCGAAGACGTGTTCATCACCACCAAACTGTGGAACACCAACCACCGCCCCGAGCGGGTCAAACCGGCATTCGAAGCAAGCTGCCAGCGGTTGCAGACCGATTACATCGACTGCTACCTGATCCACACGCCGTTCGCGTTCAAAGCGGGAGACGACCAAGACCCGCGCGACCCGTTCGGCCACGTCATCTACGATGGCGAGACCAAGCTGATCGATACTTGGCGCGCACTCGAAAGCCTGGTGGATGAAGGCCGTTGCCGGTCCATTGGCCTCTCGGACATCACCCTTGATGCGCTGAAGGCCATCGTTGCCGATGCGCGAATCAAACCCGCCGTGGTGCAAATCGAATCGCACCCGTACCTGCCGGAATGGGAAATGCTCGATTTCTGCAAACAGCACGGCATCATCGTTCTGGCGTTCGCACCGTTGGGGCATGGCATGCAACCGAACGTGCTGGAAGATGCGGTGCTCAGCGGGATCGCCCGGCATGTGCAGAAAACCCCGGCGCAAGTGGCATTGGCCTGGGCAGTGCAACGTGGCACGGCGTTTTTGACGACGTCAGCGACGCCGGGACGTATTCAGGAAAACTTTGATATCGCGACGCTGCCGCAACGGGCCATGCGCGAGATCAAGGAAGAGATTACGACGCGGATTCGCTTCAACTCGGTCGTGGAGACTGGCGTACCGGGTTTCATTGCGCGGCAAAAATGA
- a CDS encoding LysR family transcriptional regulator, with protein sequence MDVFQSMRFFIAVAQSGSFTAAAELLDTTTTNVSKSVSALEARLHTRLINRTTRRLALTEAGVRYLQRCEKILDDVREADDEAGTAQSLPAGRLKIHAMSAIGNHYVIDAIARYREIHPGVMFDLTLTNRLPDLLEEGYDMSIVLARDLPDSGFVAQRLGITYSILCAAPGYLEKHGMPDSPHSLGGHECLRIVNTVMPVENWTFEGPQGMETITIPVSPLHINTADGMSIAIKKGMGIGIQPIASAVDGLRAGALVRVLPEYRLEELNLFAIYPSRKFVDAKIKTWVEFLKTSIPALLASDEDIVGAKNRV encoded by the coding sequence ATGGACGTGTTCCAAAGCATGCGTTTTTTCATCGCCGTCGCGCAAAGTGGCAGCTTTACCGCGGCAGCCGAATTGCTCGACACCACCACGACCAACGTCTCCAAAAGCGTGTCCGCCCTCGAAGCCCGCCTCCATACCCGTTTGATCAACCGCACCACACGCCGCCTCGCCCTCACTGAAGCCGGCGTGCGCTATCTGCAACGCTGCGAAAAAATCCTCGACGATGTGCGCGAGGCCGACGATGAAGCCGGCACCGCCCAGTCCCTGCCCGCCGGCCGTTTGAAAATCCACGCCATGTCAGCCATCGGCAACCACTACGTCATCGACGCCATCGCTCGCTACCGCGAGATTCATCCCGGCGTGATGTTCGACCTGACCCTGACCAATCGCCTGCCGGACTTGCTCGAGGAAGGCTATGACATGTCCATCGTACTGGCCCGCGACTTGCCCGATTCCGGCTTCGTCGCGCAGCGCCTCGGGATCACCTACAGCATTCTTTGCGCCGCACCGGGCTACCTGGAAAAACACGGAATGCCTGACTCGCCGCATAGCCTCGGCGGGCATGAGTGCCTGCGCATCGTCAACACGGTGATGCCGGTGGAGAACTGGACGTTCGAAGGCCCGCAAGGCATGGAAACCATCACCATCCCTGTGTCGCCGCTGCACATCAACACCGCCGACGGCATGAGCATTGCGATCAAGAAAGGCATGGGCATCGGCATTCAACCGATCGCATCGGCCGTGGATGGCCTGAGAGCGGGAGCGTTGGTGAGGGTATTGCCGGAGTATCGGCTGGAGGAGTTGAACCTGTTCGCGATCTATCCGTCGCGCAAGTTCGTCGATGCGAAAATCAAAACCTGGGTGGAGTTTCTCAAAACGTCGATACCCGCGTTGCTGGCATCGGATGAAGACATCGTTGGCGCAAAAAACCGCGTGTGA
- a CDS encoding DHA2 family efflux MFS transporter permease subunit has translation MNAQTTTAEMRSLRFVALLATYLQSVNLPLPNAALRSIQGSLSMTDDQAGWIFTSYLAASAITLPMAQWLAARFGLKRVYQLALVAFALGLWLCTLADTPLAFIGARIMQGLASGVIAPLSMAIAHETLPAERRPAFAPKWTALVLFGIVSGPGIGGWICEHFDWRPMFYVSLPLTAYIFLVATLLLTEKKAAQRPPFDFFGLGTFTLGMIALQMLLDRGERLDWFDSPEIWIEAVACALGLYLFIVHRWTAKVHFLSKGLLADRNFVLSTVMFFALGFVLLSTMALTSPMLDEILGYPPDTTGFLTIPRGIGLVGAFLLMGRAPAWIDNRAFIAAGIALVVYANWLMLGYSPLMDWTPVAVTGLIQGVGLGILMPALSKAAFSTLEAKLRTEATGIFNLMRVYGSTLGVAVVQIYFFNNTQAMHVALASQLTPYRVPLPTSMPSLENLNHLVTHQAAFIAVMGQFKILMMAMLVVSPLVLFLRKPVESGK, from the coding sequence ATGAACGCCCAAACCACAACCGCCGAGATGCGTTCGTTGAGATTTGTCGCGCTGCTGGCGACCTACCTGCAATCGGTCAATCTGCCGTTGCCGAATGCGGCCTTGCGCTCGATTCAAGGCAGCCTGTCGATGACCGACGACCAGGCCGGGTGGATTTTCACGTCCTATCTGGCCGCCAGCGCAATCACCTTGCCGATGGCGCAGTGGCTCGCCGCACGCTTCGGTTTGAAGCGGGTTTATCAGCTGGCGCTCGTGGCGTTCGCCCTCGGCCTGTGGCTCTGCACCCTGGCTGACACGCCGCTGGCGTTCATCGGCGCACGCATTATGCAAGGCCTGGCGAGTGGCGTGATTGCGCCGCTGTCGATGGCCATTGCCCATGAAACCCTGCCTGCTGAGCGGCGACCGGCGTTCGCGCCGAAATGGACAGCGCTGGTACTGTTCGGCATCGTCAGCGGGCCCGGCATCGGTGGCTGGATCTGCGAACACTTCGACTGGCGACCGATGTTCTACGTCAGCCTGCCGCTGACTGCCTACATCTTCCTGGTGGCGACGCTACTGCTCACCGAGAAGAAAGCCGCACAGCGTCCGCCGTTCGACTTCTTCGGCCTCGGCACTTTCACCCTCGGCATGATTGCGCTGCAAATGCTCCTCGACCGTGGCGAACGTCTGGACTGGTTCGACTCGCCGGAAATCTGGATCGAAGCCGTGGCGTGCGCCCTCGGGCTGTACCTGTTCATCGTGCATCGGTGGACCGCCAAGGTGCATTTCCTCAGCAAGGGCTTACTCGCCGACCGTAATTTCGTGCTGTCGACGGTGATGTTCTTCGCCCTCGGTTTCGTGCTGTTGTCGACCATGGCGCTGACCTCGCCGATGCTCGACGAAATCCTCGGTTACCCGCCGGACACCACTGGTTTCCTGACCATCCCGCGCGGCATCGGACTGGTCGGCGCGTTCCTGCTGATGGGCCGTGCACCGGCGTGGATAGACAACCGCGCCTTCATCGCCGCCGGCATCGCGCTGGTGGTGTACGCCAATTGGCTGATGCTCGGCTACTCGCCGTTGATGGACTGGACGCCCGTGGCGGTGACCGGGTTGATCCAGGGGGTCGGCCTCGGCATCTTGATGCCGGCGCTGAGCAAAGCGGCGTTCAGCACCCTCGAGGCAAAACTGCGTACGGAAGCCACCGGGATCTTCAACCTGATGCGCGTCTATGGCAGCACCCTCGGCGTAGCCGTGGTCCAGATCTACTTCTTCAACAACACCCAGGCGATGCACGTGGCGCTGGCCAGCCAACTGACGCCTTACCGAGTGCCGCTGCCGACCTCGATGCCGTCGCTTGAAAACCTCAATCACCTGGTGACCCATCAAGCGGCGTTCATTGCGGTGATGGGCCAATTCAAGATCCTGATGATGGCGATGCTCGTGGTGAGCCCGCTGGTGTTGTTTCTGCGCAAACCTGTGGAGTCTGGAAAATGA
- a CDS encoding DUF262 domain-containing protein, whose translation MKAEESTIGHILTDQICYEIPPYQRPYSWKAENVQQLLEDVWEAYEDGDEEYFIGSLITIEIEKGKRYDVVDGQQRLTTLNLILARLRDHIEDGAAKAVLGKRVLPRNELTGETETPRLLLRRKDQSFFRRHVLSAQPLPLRAERSSLDAPQQRIIENLEAIDLFLGKKDQITLKLFANYLLMKVYVVFVKTDSLKSAYRLFNVLNARGMSLSNADLIKNSLFSELGSQQNLSNELEDRWLELEEIVGIDFLDSFLSHHRTSLMAAKARGSLHEEYRPIIAGFTDGPFAFLDQVILSAKNFMRIWDIDFQDATSVRALNALWRVSYDEWIPPLLAYLNQPVENLTEAQFLSLLERITMQNWVRRLGRTARLTVYFKLINAIKIGKSAAEVGDVFITHANNEEFINLLGGEIYGKPFDSAILLRLEEASQDDSVTKTFSGRLTIEHVMPQALKDAYWKDRFNPEIHGLWLHRLGNLAMLSGSKNYKAQHFDFDRKKKIYLDRDKKVSFDLTKEICTLAEWSEETLKARHERLIKLSKETWSIG comes from the coding sequence ATGAAAGCCGAAGAAAGCACTATCGGACATATCCTTACCGATCAAATCTGTTACGAAATCCCTCCGTACCAACGGCCCTACTCTTGGAAGGCAGAGAACGTCCAACAGTTGCTAGAAGATGTCTGGGAAGCTTATGAAGATGGCGACGAGGAGTATTTTATTGGTTCGCTCATCACCATCGAGATTGAAAAGGGTAAACGCTACGACGTAGTCGACGGCCAGCAGCGCCTGACAACTCTCAATCTCATCCTTGCTCGCCTGCGTGATCACATAGAAGATGGTGCTGCCAAAGCCGTGCTGGGTAAGCGCGTGCTGCCTCGCAATGAGCTGACCGGCGAAACGGAAACACCTCGTTTGTTACTGCGCCGTAAAGATCAGAGTTTTTTCCGTCGCCATGTTCTCAGCGCCCAACCTCTCCCACTGCGAGCAGAACGCAGCAGTCTCGACGCCCCTCAACAGCGCATCATAGAAAATCTTGAAGCCATAGATTTGTTCCTAGGGAAGAAAGATCAGATTACGCTCAAACTATTTGCCAATTATTTGCTGATGAAGGTGTATGTAGTTTTCGTCAAAACCGACTCGCTAAAGTCCGCCTACCGCCTATTTAACGTGCTCAATGCCCGCGGAATGTCTCTGTCGAACGCAGATCTGATCAAAAATAGTCTTTTTAGTGAGTTGGGTAGCCAGCAGAACCTAAGCAATGAGCTTGAGGATCGGTGGCTGGAGCTGGAAGAGATCGTGGGTATCGATTTTCTGGATAGCTTCCTCAGTCATCATCGAACTTCTCTGATGGCAGCTAAAGCTAGAGGCTCCCTCCATGAGGAATACCGCCCGATCATTGCAGGATTTACTGATGGCCCTTTCGCCTTCCTGGATCAGGTCATTCTCTCTGCCAAAAATTTCATGCGCATCTGGGATATCGACTTTCAAGATGCTACGTCAGTGAGAGCGCTAAACGCTCTTTGGCGTGTCAGTTATGATGAATGGATACCACCTCTGCTCGCATACCTTAACCAGCCAGTGGAAAATTTGACCGAAGCGCAGTTTCTAAGTTTGCTGGAACGAATCACCATGCAAAACTGGGTGCGTCGACTTGGGCGTACAGCTCGCCTGACGGTTTATTTCAAACTCATCAACGCTATCAAGATCGGGAAATCTGCTGCTGAAGTGGGTGATGTTTTTATAACCCACGCCAACAACGAGGAATTCATCAATCTCCTGGGTGGAGAGATCTACGGCAAACCTTTTGACTCAGCAATACTTTTGCGCCTAGAAGAGGCTTCGCAGGATGACTCGGTCACAAAAACCTTTAGTGGTCGCCTAACCATTGAACATGTCATGCCACAGGCGTTAAAAGATGCTTATTGGAAGGATCGGTTCAACCCTGAGATTCACGGCCTCTGGTTACACCGCCTTGGCAACCTTGCCATGCTGAGCGGTAGCAAAAATTACAAAGCGCAGCACTTCGATTTTGATCGTAAAAAGAAAATCTACTTGGACCGGGATAAAAAAGTCTCCTTCGATTTGACCAAAGAAATATGTACCTTGGCCGAATGGAGTGAAGAAACCTTGAAAGCGCGCCACGAACGACTTATCAAATTGTCCAAGGAGACTTGGTCGATTGGCTGA
- a CDS encoding HlyD family secretion protein: MTKPFDLTAEQASAQPIAAKKPLKQTLRPLLMAGVPALFAVISYSKYVANEPFVATDNAYARVAKASVNARVSGQVIEIAVDDNQRVHKGQVLFRLDPQPLQIAVERAEAQLGNARLRIDGLKASYRQQQAELQSARASADYDQKEFARKKALIATEFVSRANYERAETDVKISRQRIAAIEQQIASTVVALNGDPDIAIDRHPTVREAKAQLDQAQLYLSYATVTAPADGIVAKVDDLQVGNYLNNGGAAFALIADHEIWVEANFRETQLTHMRPGQTATITLDTYPDRRFKAHVTSISPGAGADFALLPPENATGNWVKVVQRVPVRLELDDADPALPLFSGTSATVEVDTGHRTPWWYPLKSLLSAGRS; this comes from the coding sequence ATGACCAAGCCCTTTGATCTCACCGCAGAACAGGCCAGTGCACAGCCCATCGCGGCGAAAAAACCACTCAAACAAACGCTGCGTCCGCTGTTGATGGCTGGCGTACCCGCTCTGTTCGCCGTCATCAGTTACAGCAAGTACGTGGCGAACGAGCCATTCGTAGCCACCGATAACGCCTACGCCCGCGTCGCCAAAGCGTCGGTCAATGCGCGGGTTTCCGGGCAAGTGATCGAGATCGCCGTTGACGACAACCAGCGTGTGCACAAGGGGCAGGTGTTGTTTCGTCTCGATCCCCAGCCGCTGCAGATCGCCGTTGAGCGCGCCGAAGCGCAACTGGGCAACGCTCGCTTGCGCATCGACGGCCTCAAGGCCAGTTATCGCCAGCAACAGGCCGAGTTGCAATCGGCCAGGGCGTCGGCGGATTACGATCAGAAAGAGTTCGCCCGCAAAAAAGCCCTGATCGCCACCGAGTTCGTCTCCCGCGCCAACTACGAGCGTGCCGAAACCGATGTGAAAATCTCGCGCCAACGGATTGCCGCCATCGAGCAACAGATCGCCAGCACCGTCGTCGCCCTCAATGGCGATCCGGACATCGCCATCGACCGTCACCCGACCGTGCGCGAAGCCAAGGCCCAGCTCGACCAGGCGCAGCTTTATCTTTCTTACGCCACAGTCACTGCACCTGCCGACGGCATCGTCGCCAAGGTCGACGATCTGCAAGTCGGCAACTACCTCAACAACGGTGGCGCGGCGTTCGCGTTGATTGCCGATCACGAGATCTGGGTCGAGGCCAACTTCCGTGAAACCCAACTCACCCACATGCGCCCCGGCCAAACGGCGACGATCACCCTCGATACCTACCCGGATCGCCGGTTCAAAGCCCACGTAACCAGCATCAGCCCTGGCGCCGGTGCTGACTTCGCCCTGTTGCCGCCAGAGAACGCGACGGGGAATTGGGTGAAGGTCGTGCAGCGGGTCCCGGTGCGCCTCGAACTCGACGATGCCGACCCGGCCCTGCCGCTGTTTTCCGGCACGAGCGCGACGGTCGAAGTCGATACCGGGCACCGCACGCCATGGTGGTATCCGCTCAAGTCGTTGTTGTCCGCAGGTCGCTCGTGA
- a CDS encoding MarR family transcriptional regulator → MPKNAVPSPLFPAEDPRNLQIASDPVGQQLQQIAILTRKAAGNLGAALGINQTDVAALEHLISDGPLPPTELAARLSVTTAGITQVIDRLERAGHVIRERQLDDKRRVLVCPVPDSVAQAYRHIAPMLNGLGAVLGALDGQDRAVVEAFLGQVIEVYRSTLPGDSAANHENQDK, encoded by the coding sequence ATGCCCAAGAACGCCGTTCCATCTCCACTATTTCCCGCCGAAGACCCTCGCAATCTGCAGATCGCCAGTGATCCAGTCGGCCAACAGTTGCAACAAATCGCCATCCTGACGCGCAAGGCCGCCGGCAATCTGGGAGCAGCCTTGGGCATCAATCAAACCGACGTTGCGGCACTTGAGCACCTGATCAGCGACGGGCCTTTGCCGCCAACCGAACTGGCTGCGCGCCTCTCAGTGACCACGGCGGGCATCACGCAGGTCATCGACCGGCTGGAACGCGCCGGGCACGTGATTCGTGAACGCCAACTTGATGACAAGCGCCGGGTGCTGGTGTGTCCTGTGCCCGACTCGGTGGCGCAGGCTTATCGGCATATTGCGCCGATGCTCAATGGTCTGGGCGCGGTGCTCGGCGCACTCGATGGCCAGGACCGTGCGGTGGTCGAGGCGTTTCTCGGGCAGGTGATCGAGGTCTATCGCAGCACCTTGCCGGGCGACAGCGCTGCCAACCATGAAAACCAGGACAAGTGA
- a CDS encoding TetR/AcrR family transcriptional regulator, translating to MAQNKSTEAKGRGRPRAYDPQTALQQALGVFWNTGYSGASLDSIATAAGMNRPSLYAAFGDKHALYIKALDQYWETAHAAMQAALADGSLTLKQALSGFYEGQLTIYFSGDGQPRGCFAIGTATTEAVEDPEIREVLSRRLSQLDADLEARLRRAVDSGELPTDVDAGALAVLASSLLHSISIRARAGKTRDELTAQVCKAVAFICG from the coding sequence ATGGCACAAAATAAATCGACAGAAGCAAAAGGCCGTGGCCGTCCTCGCGCCTATGACCCGCAAACAGCGCTACAGCAGGCGCTCGGAGTGTTCTGGAACACCGGGTATTCCGGCGCATCGCTCGACAGCATTGCCACGGCGGCAGGGATGAATCGGCCCAGCCTGTACGCCGCGTTCGGTGACAAGCACGCGCTGTACATCAAAGCACTCGATCAATATTGGGAAACCGCGCACGCTGCCATGCAGGCGGCGCTGGCCGATGGCAGCCTGACGTTGAAGCAGGCACTCAGCGGTTTTTATGAAGGGCAACTGACGATTTATTTCTCGGGCGACGGACAGCCTCGGGGCTGTTTTGCCATCGGCACGGCGACCACCGAGGCCGTAGAGGATCCGGAAATTCGTGAGGTACTTTCCCGGCGACTGAGCCAACTCGACGCCGACCTGGAGGCGCGTCTGCGCAGGGCTGTTGATTCCGGTGAGTTGCCAACTGATGTCGACGCCGGAGCGTTGGCGGTGCTTGCGTCATCGCTGCTGCACAGCATTTCGATTCGCGCACGGGCTGGCAAAACCCGCGATGAACTCACTGCGCAGGTGTGCAAAGCCGTTGCCTTCATCTGTGGTTGA
- a CDS encoding efflux transporter outer membrane subunit, with protein MNTSMCFTRCAIPSTLSALAMVVMLSACSVGPEFQRPAASSSQHYDQQAERQSADQRFAMGQRINGNWWTALRSPKLDQVMRRAIDGNLELVAADATIRSAAASVSAAEGALYPQVDFGATAGRQRSHNQPEPSIANVYAIGPRVAFDLDAFGGNQRIVEGQQALTDLQKHRYEAAYLTLTGDVARQALLLASANAQIEAVQTLLRNDAKNLDLVQRAQQSGTTTRIDVALAETRLAQDRTLLPPLAQQRDAARHALSILAGKGPADWVTPDFSLDDFALPSSIPVSLPSEMARSRPDILQAESELHMASAAVGVATANLYPRVELSASLVQAAAGNGGAALWGFAAGLSAPIFNGGTLKAERQAAVEGYNASLARYQQTVIASFGQIADSLQAINHGTEQNLAQDDALRAADSSFRLNQQAYAQGENSVLQVLEAERAYEQALLGQIRVKTTRYLDTVQLFIALGGNAVGVLEQKLATRKHPDQQPL; from the coding sequence ATGAACACCTCTATGTGCTTCACCCGCTGTGCAATCCCGAGCACGCTCAGTGCGCTGGCGATGGTGGTCATGCTCAGCGCCTGCAGTGTCGGCCCCGAGTTCCAGCGCCCCGCCGCGAGTTCGTCGCAGCATTACGATCAACAGGCCGAACGACAATCTGCCGATCAGCGCTTCGCCATGGGCCAACGCATTAACGGTAACTGGTGGACAGCCCTGCGCTCACCGAAACTTGATCAGGTGATGCGCCGCGCCATCGACGGCAACCTCGAACTGGTGGCGGCCGATGCGACGATTCGCAGTGCTGCGGCATCTGTTTCGGCGGCAGAAGGTGCGCTGTATCCGCAAGTGGATTTCGGCGCGACGGCCGGACGACAACGCAGCCACAACCAACCGGAACCGAGCATCGCGAATGTTTACGCGATCGGGCCACGGGTGGCGTTCGATCTGGATGCGTTCGGCGGCAACCAACGCATAGTTGAAGGCCAGCAAGCGCTGACCGATTTGCAGAAACATCGCTACGAAGCGGCGTACCTCACGCTGACCGGTGACGTTGCGCGCCAGGCATTGCTGCTCGCCTCTGCCAACGCACAGATCGAGGCCGTGCAGACACTGTTGCGCAACGATGCGAAAAATCTCGATCTGGTTCAGCGCGCGCAGCAGAGCGGCACCACCACCCGCATCGACGTCGCACTGGCCGAAACGCGCCTTGCACAGGATCGCACCCTGTTGCCGCCGCTCGCCCAGCAACGCGATGCGGCGCGGCATGCGCTGTCGATCCTCGCCGGCAAAGGCCCGGCAGACTGGGTCACGCCAGACTTCAGCCTGGACGACTTCGCCCTGCCGTCGAGCATTCCGGTGAGCCTGCCCTCGGAAATGGCCCGCAGCCGCCCGGACATCTTGCAAGCGGAATCCGAACTGCACATGGCCAGCGCGGCAGTCGGCGTGGCGACCGCCAATCTCTATCCGCGTGTCGAACTTTCCGCCTCACTGGTGCAAGCCGCCGCCGGCAATGGCGGCGCAGCACTGTGGGGATTCGCCGCCGGGCTGAGCGCGCCGATCTTCAATGGCGGCACCCTCAAAGCCGAACGTCAGGCGGCGGTTGAAGGCTACAACGCGTCGCTCGCCCGCTATCAGCAAACCGTCATCGCGTCGTTTGGCCAGATCGCCGACAGCCTGCAAGCGATCAATCACGGCACCGAACAAAACCTCGCGCAGGACGATGCCTTGCGCGCCGCCGACAGCAGCTTCCGCTTGAACCAACAGGCTTATGCCCAAGGTGAAAACAGTGTTCTGCAAGTGCTCGAAGCTGAACGCGCCTACGAGCAGGCGCTGCTTGGACAAATCCGCGTGAAGACCACGCGCTATCTCGACACGGTGCAGTTGTTCATCGCGCTCGGCGGCAATGCCGTCGGTGTCCTGGAGCAAAAACTCGCCACGCGCAAACACCCGGATCAACAACCGCTGTAA